A region from the Pelobates fuscus isolate aPelFus1 chromosome 1, aPelFus1.pri, whole genome shotgun sequence genome encodes:
- the LOC134598865 gene encoding matrix metalloproteinase-18-like, with the protein MKHLLLLLLFFIASSYAFPALSQTDGEEKDAKFAEEYLKKYYKLETVGGRQSKMKASSPFSQKIREMQNFFGLEVNGQLDEATMEMMHLPRCGVTDVSQFSTFPGNPAWKKKDLTYRIVNYTPDMTREDVDSAIQKAFKVWSDVAPLTFTRIYDTVADIEISFAAQVHNDFYPFDGQHGTLAHAFGPGNNIGGDAHFDEDETWTSGSNGYNLFLVAAHELGHSLGLSHSSDQNALMYPTYHYTDPSRFELNIDDVNGIQSLYGVRQKPVEPTKPTKPRTTKPTKPSTTKPTKPSTPSTCQNITFDAATTFRGEMLFFDEQKFWRKLPHNSEIENHFIKTFWPSLPTAIQAAYEYAEKDQLLLFKGTKYWVLSGYEVSKDSPKSIFQLGFSKNVKKVDAAVHHTNTGKTFFFVEDKYWSYDEEKQRMDPDFPKKISDNFPGVGNKVHAAFESNGLLYLFNGHHQYEFSTEKKRVTRILKYTSWLNC; encoded by the exons ATGAAACACTTACTGCTGTTGCTGCTATTTTTTATAGCCTCTAGCTATGCTTTCCCTGCATTATCTCAAACGGACGGCGAGGAGAAAGATGCCAAGTTTGCAGAG GAATACTTGAAAAAATACTACAAGCTTGAAACAGTGGGCGGCCGGCAGTCAAAAATGAAAGCAAGCAGCCCTTTTAGTCAAAAGATTAGAGAAATGCAAAACTTTTTTGGTCTGGAAGTGAATGGACAGCTGGATGAAGCAACTATGGAAATGATGCATCTTCCAAGATGTGGTGTCACGGACGTTTCACAGTTTAGCACGTTCCCAGGAAACCCTGCATGGAAGAAGAAAGATCTGACCTACAg GATCGTAAACTATACTCCGGATATGACCAGAGAAGATGTTGACAGTGCCATTCAGAAAGCATTCAAAGTCTGGAGTGATGTAGCTCCTCTGACGTTCACCAGAATCTACGATACTGTTGCAGATATTGAGATATCATTTGCTGCACAAG TCCATAACGATTTTTACCCTTTTGATGGCCAACACGGCACCTTAGCACATGCATTTGGTCCCGGAAACAACATAGGTGGAGATGCACACTTTGATGAAGATGAAACATGGACTTCTGGTAGCAACG GTTATAACTTGTTCCTTGTGGCTGCTCATGAACTTGGTCATTCCCTTGGACTCTCCCATTCAAGCGATCAAAATGCTCTGATGTACCCAACCTACCATTACACTGACCCCAGTAGATTTGAGCTCAATATCGATGATGTGAATGGCATTCAATCACTGTATG GGGTAAGACAAAAACCAGTTGAACCAACAAAACCAACAAAGCCACGCACAACAAAGCCAACAAAACCAAGCACAACAAAGCCAACAAAACCAAGCACCCCATCAACATGCCAGAATATAACTTTTGATGCAGCAACTACTTTCCGTGGAGAAATGTTATTCTTTGATGAACA aAAATTTTGGCGAAAACTTCCCCACAATTCAGAAATCGAAAATCATTTCATCAAGACTTTCTGGCCCTCTCTTCCAACTGCTATTCAAGCTGCCTATGAATACGCAGAAAAGGACCAGCTTCTACTATTTAAAG GAACAAAATATTGGGTTCTGAGTGGATACGAAGTTTCAAAAGATTCCCCAAAGAGTATCTTCCAGCTTGGCTTTTCAAAAAATGTAAAGAAAGTCGATGCCGCTGTCCACCATACAAATACAGGGAAGACATTTTTCTTTGTTGAAGATAAGTACTGGAG TTATGATGAAGAGAAACAGCGTATGGACCCTGATTTTCCTAAAAAAATAAGTGACAACTTCCCCGGTGTTGGAAACAAAGTTCACGCTGCTTTTGAGTCTAATG gaTTGCTCTATTTGTTTAATGGACACCATCAATACGAATTCAGCACAGAGAAAAAGAGAGTAACGCGTATATTGAAATACACCAGTTGGTTAAACTGTTAA